In Mycobacterium sp. 050128, one genomic interval encodes:
- a CDS encoding type 1 glutamine amidotransferase, with the protein MADTGSLSKVRIGLVLPDVMGTYGDGGNAVVLRQRLLLRGIAAEIVEITLDDPVPDSLDLYTLGGAEDYAQRLATRHLLRYPGLQRAAQRGAPVLSICAAVQVLGHWYETSSGERVDGVGMLDVTTLPQQARTIGELVSKPLLAGLTQPLTGFENHRGGTVLGPDAAPLGAVVKGAGNRLGDGFDGVIQGSVVATYMHGPCLARNPELADLLLSKVAGELAPLELPEVDLLRRERLAAR; encoded by the coding sequence ATGGCTGACACCGGGTCGCTCTCCAAAGTGCGGATCGGGCTGGTGTTGCCCGACGTGATGGGCACCTACGGCGACGGCGGCAACGCGGTCGTGCTGCGCCAACGGCTGCTGCTGCGGGGTATCGCCGCCGAGATCGTCGAGATCACGCTGGACGACCCGGTGCCGGACTCCCTGGATCTGTACACGCTGGGCGGCGCCGAGGACTACGCACAGCGACTGGCCACCCGGCACCTGCTGCGGTACCCGGGCCTGCAGCGCGCCGCGCAGCGCGGCGCGCCCGTCCTGTCGATCTGCGCCGCCGTCCAGGTGCTCGGGCACTGGTACGAAACGTCGTCGGGAGAGCGAGTGGACGGGGTGGGCATGCTGGACGTCACGACCTTGCCGCAGCAGGCGCGCACGATCGGCGAGCTGGTGAGCAAGCCGCTGCTGGCCGGGCTGACCCAGCCGCTCACCGGCTTCGAAAACCACCGCGGCGGCACCGTGCTCGGCCCCGACGCCGCGCCGTTGGGCGCGGTGGTCAAGGGCGCGGGCAACCGGCTCGGCGACGGTTTCGACGGCGTGATCCAGGGCAGCGTCGTCGCCACCTACATGCATGGGCCATGTCTGGCCCGCAACCCGGAGCTGGCCGACCTGCTGCTGAGCAAGGTTGCCGGCGAGCTGGCGCCGCTGGAACTGCCCGAGGTGGACCTGCTGCGCCGCGAACGACTGGCGGCACGCTAG
- a CDS encoding Mur ligase family protein — protein sequence MVTTRARLALAAGASARWASRMTGRGAGAMIGGLVAMTLDRSVLRQLGAGRRTVIVTGTNGKSTTTRMTAAALGTLGSVATNAEGANMDAGLVAALAADRDAGLAALEVDEMHVPHVADAVEPSVIVLLNLSRDQLDRVGEINVIERTLRAGLARHPNAVVVANCDDVLMTSAAYDSPNVVWVAAGGAWANDSVSCPRSGEVIVRDPPGQEGHWYSTGADFKRPSPQWWFGPADGDALYGPDGLALPMHLALPGTVNRGNAAQAVAAAVALGADPAKAVAAVSTVDEVAGRYRTVRVGRHDVRMLLAKNPAGWSEALSMVNKHAAGVVISVNGQVPDGEDLSWLWDVRFEHFEDTQVVAAGERGTDLAVRLEYAGVEHTLVHDTVAAIASCPAGPVEVVANYTAFLQLNRALARHG from the coding sequence GTGGTCACCACCCGCGCACGTCTGGCCCTCGCCGCAGGAGCGAGCGCGCGCTGGGCGTCGCGGATGACCGGGCGCGGCGCCGGGGCGATGATCGGTGGCCTGGTCGCGATGACGCTGGACCGTTCGGTCCTGCGCCAGCTCGGCGCGGGCCGGCGCACGGTCATCGTCACCGGTACCAACGGCAAGTCCACGACCACCCGGATGACCGCGGCCGCCCTCGGCACGCTGGGATCGGTCGCCACCAATGCCGAGGGCGCCAACATGGACGCCGGCCTGGTCGCCGCCCTGGCCGCCGACCGCGACGCGGGTCTGGCGGCCCTGGAAGTCGACGAGATGCACGTGCCGCACGTAGCCGATGCCGTCGAGCCCAGCGTCATCGTGCTGCTCAACCTGTCGCGAGATCAGCTGGACCGGGTCGGCGAGATCAACGTCATCGAACGCACGCTGCGAGCGGGCCTGGCCCGTCACCCGAACGCCGTCGTCGTGGCCAACTGCGACGACGTGCTGATGACCTCGGCCGCCTACGACAGCCCGAACGTCGTGTGGGTGGCCGCCGGGGGCGCGTGGGCCAACGACTCGGTCAGCTGCCCGCGCAGCGGCGAGGTGATCGTCCGCGACCCCCCTGGTCAGGAAGGCCACTGGTACTCCACCGGCGCCGACTTCAAGCGGCCCAGCCCGCAGTGGTGGTTCGGTCCGGCAGATGGAGACGCGCTGTACGGGCCCGACGGGCTGGCCCTGCCGATGCACCTGGCGCTGCCCGGGACGGTGAATCGGGGCAACGCCGCCCAGGCGGTGGCGGCGGCAGTGGCGCTGGGCGCCGATCCCGCGAAGGCGGTGGCGGCGGTGTCGACGGTCGACGAGGTCGCGGGCCGCTACCGGACCGTGCGTGTCGGCCGGCATGACGTCCGGATGCTGCTGGCCAAGAACCCGGCCGGGTGGTCCGAAGCGCTGTCGATGGTCAACAAGCACGCGGCCGGGGTGGTCATCTCGGTCAACGGGCAGGTGCCCGACGGCGAGGACCTGTCCTGGCTGTGGGACGTGCGCTTCGAGCACTTCGAGGACACCCAAGTCGTGGCGGCCGGCGAACGCGGCACCGACCTGGCCGTGCGGCTGGAGTATGCGGGCGTCGAGCACACGCTTGTGCACGACACCGTCGCGGCCATCGCCTCCTGCCCGGCCGGGCCGGTGGAGGTGGTCGCCAACTACACGGCGTTCCTGCAGCTCAACCGGGCGTTGGCGCGGCATGGCTGA
- a CDS encoding DEDDh family exonuclease, giving the protein MSPTNPTPWGRPATDPDAGWAVIDVETSGFRPGQARVISLAVLGLDADGRVEQSVVSLLNPGVDPGPTHVHGLTAAMLEDQPQFGDIVGDVVEVLRGRTLVAHNVAFDYSFLAAEAELAGIALPVDSVMCTVELARRLDLGVENLRLETLAALWGVTQERPHDAFDDALVLTGVLGSALGRARELDIWLPVRPVSRRRWPNGRVTHDELRPLKALATRMPCPYLNPGPYVRGRPLVQGMRVALAAEVRRTHEELVERILHAGLAYTDVVDLETSLVVCNAAPPEQGKGFQARQLGVPVVSDAQFMDGVGTVIGGASMAEFVDASSADDQLALF; this is encoded by the coding sequence ATGAGCCCCACAAATCCGACGCCCTGGGGCCGGCCGGCGACCGATCCGGACGCGGGTTGGGCCGTGATCGATGTCGAGACCTCGGGTTTCCGCCCCGGTCAGGCCCGGGTCATCAGCCTTGCGGTGCTCGGGCTCGATGCCGACGGCCGCGTCGAGCAGTCCGTCGTCAGCCTGCTCAATCCCGGGGTGGACCCCGGTCCCACCCACGTGCACGGGCTGACCGCCGCCATGCTCGAGGATCAACCGCAGTTCGGCGACATCGTCGGTGACGTGGTCGAGGTGCTGCGCGGCCGCACGCTGGTGGCCCACAACGTCGCGTTCGACTACTCGTTCCTGGCCGCGGAGGCCGAGCTCGCCGGCATCGCACTTCCGGTCGACAGCGTCATGTGCACGGTCGAACTGGCCCGGCGCCTGGACCTCGGCGTCGAGAACCTGCGGCTGGAGACCCTCGCGGCGCTTTGGGGTGTGACCCAGGAGCGTCCGCACGACGCCTTCGACGACGCCCTGGTGTTGACCGGCGTGCTCGGGTCCGCGTTGGGGCGGGCCCGCGAACTCGACATCTGGCTGCCCGTGCGCCCCGTCAGCCGGCGCCGCTGGCCGAACGGCCGGGTGACCCACGACGAGCTGCGCCCGCTCAAGGCGCTGGCCACCCGGATGCCGTGCCCCTATCTCAACCCCGGGCCGTATGTCCGTGGCCGGCCGCTGGTCCAGGGCATGCGGGTTGCGCTGGCTGCCGAGGTGCGGCGCACCCACGAGGAGCTCGTCGAGCGGATCCTGCACGCCGGGCTGGCCTACACCGATGTCGTCGACCTCGAGACCTCGCTGGTGGTCTGCAACGCCGCCCCTCCCGAGCAGGGCAAGGGGTTCCAGGCTCGGCAGCTGGGGGTTCCGGTGGTGTCCGACGCGCAGTTCATGGACGGTGTGGGCACCGTGATCGGCGGCGCCAGCATGGCGGAGTTCGTCGACGCCAGCAGCGCCGACGACCAGCTCGCGCTGTTCTGA
- a CDS encoding response regulator transcription factor, with translation MSASTRAPITVALVDDYDIVVKGVANMLDPYRDRVVIAELDSTMPVSDAVDIALYDSFAQPESDHEEIGVLIANPRARRVVVYTWNFHPDLVESARQHGAHGYLSKTLPARELVAALEAVHSGEVVVSDVAARARSAPGLDWPGRGEGLSDREAEILALITQGKSNADVARLTYLSPNTVKSYIRTIYRKLGVGSRTQAVLWGVNHGFTPDHHRIEHWRGGP, from the coding sequence ATGTCGGCATCCACCCGTGCGCCAATCACGGTCGCGCTCGTCGATGACTACGACATCGTGGTGAAGGGTGTGGCCAACATGCTTGACCCGTACCGCGACCGCGTGGTGATTGCAGAACTCGATTCCACCATGCCCGTCAGCGATGCCGTCGACATCGCGCTGTACGACTCATTCGCTCAACCCGAATCCGATCACGAAGAGATCGGAGTTCTCATCGCCAACCCTCGAGCCCGCCGAGTGGTGGTCTACACCTGGAACTTTCACCCCGACCTCGTCGAAAGCGCACGGCAACACGGAGCGCACGGCTACCTGTCGAAGACCCTCCCGGCCCGCGAGCTGGTCGCCGCCTTAGAGGCCGTGCACTCCGGGGAGGTGGTTGTCAGCGATGTTGCGGCGCGGGCGCGCAGCGCGCCCGGGCTGGACTGGCCGGGTCGCGGCGAAGGGCTCAGCGACCGCGAAGCGGAGATCCTGGCGCTGATCACCCAGGGCAAGAGCAACGCCGATGTCGCCCGATTGACCTACCTGAGCCCCAACACCGTGAAGTCCTACATTCGAACCATCTATCGAAAGCTCGGCGTCGGTAGCCGCACTCAGGCCGTGCTGTGGGGTGTGAATCACGGCTTCACGCCTGACCATCACCGCATCGAACACTGGCGCGGCGGCCCCTAA
- a CDS encoding DUF6131 family protein yields the protein MIILGIILLIAGFLLKMSILWTIGIVLVVIGAILAVLGNAGRAVGGRRHYF from the coding sequence ATGATCATTCTCGGCATCATCCTGCTGATCGCGGGATTTCTGCTCAAGATGTCCATCCTGTGGACCATCGGGATCGTCTTGGTCGTCATCGGCGCGATTCTGGCAGTCCTCGGTAACGCTGGGCGCGCAGTCGGCGGTCGGCGGCACTACTTCTGA
- the leuA gene encoding 2-isopropylmalate synthase, producing MRRSEVPSDIPGATTVTNFSQPANPDSYTSARTVQKPAGPPRPDQPAWNPQRGSSMRINRYRPFADEVEPIALGDRTWPDRVTSRAPLWCAVDLRDGNQALIDPMSPARKRRMFDLLVAMGYKEIEVGFPSASQTDFDFVREIITDGAIPDDVTIQVLTQCRPELIERTFEACRGVHRAIVHFYNSTSILQRRVVFRADRAAVQAIATDGARKCVEEAAKYPDTQWRFEYSPESYTGTELEYAKQVCDAVGEIIAPTPERPIIFNLPATVEMATPNVYADSIEWMSRNLANRESVILSLHPHNDRGTAVAAAELGYQAGADRIEGCLFGNGERTGNVCLVTLGLNLFSRGVDPQIDFSNIDEIRRTVEYCNQLPVHERHPYGGDLVYTAFSGSHQDAINKGLDQMKADADAADSDVEDMLWQVPYLPIDPRDVGRTYEAVIRVNSQSGKGGVAYIMKADHGLALPRRLQIEFSQVIQKIADGEGGEVSPKEMWDAFSEEYLAPILPLERIKQRVDASEEDGGPTRIAATVKINGAETEISGAGNGPLAAFVHALGDVGFDVAVLDYSEHAMSSGDDAQAAAYVEASVGGRTVWGVGIAPSITTASLRAVVSAVNRASRG from the coding sequence ATGCGCCGGTCTGAAGTCCCTTCTGACATCCCCGGAGCAACTACCGTGACCAACTTTTCGCAGCCCGCCAACCCGGACTCCTACACTTCCGCCCGCACCGTCCAAAAGCCCGCGGGCCCACCCCGGCCCGATCAGCCCGCGTGGAATCCGCAGCGCGGCTCGTCGATGCGGATCAACCGATACCGCCCCTTCGCCGACGAAGTGGAGCCCATCGCACTCGGCGACCGCACCTGGCCGGACCGCGTCACCAGCCGGGCACCGTTGTGGTGCGCGGTGGATCTGCGCGACGGCAACCAGGCACTGATCGACCCGATGAGCCCCGCCCGCAAGCGCCGCATGTTCGACCTGCTGGTTGCCATGGGCTACAAGGAGATTGAAGTCGGGTTCCCGTCGGCCAGCCAGACCGACTTCGACTTCGTGCGCGAGATCATCACCGACGGCGCCATTCCCGACGACGTCACCATCCAGGTACTGACGCAGTGCCGCCCGGAACTGATCGAGCGCACCTTCGAGGCGTGCCGCGGCGTGCATCGCGCGATCGTGCACTTCTACAACTCGACGTCAATCCTGCAGCGCCGCGTGGTATTTCGCGCCGATCGGGCCGCGGTACAGGCGATCGCGACCGACGGCGCGCGCAAATGCGTCGAAGAGGCGGCCAAATACCCGGACACGCAATGGCGGTTCGAATATTCGCCGGAGTCCTACACCGGAACGGAATTGGAGTACGCCAAGCAGGTCTGCGACGCCGTCGGCGAAATCATCGCGCCGACGCCGGAGCGCCCGATCATCTTCAATCTGCCCGCCACCGTGGAGATGGCCACCCCCAACGTCTACGCCGACTCGATCGAGTGGATGAGCCGCAACCTGGCCAACCGGGAGTCGGTGATCCTGAGCTTGCATCCGCACAACGACCGCGGAACCGCTGTCGCCGCAGCCGAATTGGGCTACCAGGCGGGTGCCGACCGGATCGAGGGCTGCCTGTTCGGCAATGGTGAGCGCACCGGAAACGTGTGCCTGGTGACGCTGGGGCTGAACCTGTTCTCCCGAGGTGTGGACCCGCAGATCGACTTCTCCAACATCGACGAGATCCGCCGCACGGTCGAGTACTGCAACCAGCTGCCGGTGCACGAGCGGCACCCCTACGGCGGCGATCTGGTGTACACCGCGTTCTCGGGCAGCCACCAGGACGCCATCAACAAGGGCCTGGACCAGATGAAGGCGGACGCCGACGCCGCGGACAGCGATGTCGAGGACATGCTCTGGCAGGTGCCGTATCTGCCGATCGACCCGCGCGATGTCGGACGCACCTACGAGGCGGTGATCCGGGTCAACTCCCAGTCCGGCAAGGGTGGGGTGGCCTACATCATGAAGGCCGACCACGGCCTGGCCCTGCCGCGACGGCTGCAGATCGAGTTCTCGCAGGTGATCCAGAAGATCGCCGATGGGGAGGGCGGCGAGGTGTCGCCGAAGGAGATGTGGGACGCGTTCTCCGAGGAGTACCTGGCGCCGATCCTGCCGCTGGAACGGATCAAGCAGCGTGTCGACGCCTCGGAGGAAGACGGCGGCCCCACCCGGATCGCCGCGACCGTCAAGATCAACGGGGCGGAGACCGAGATCAGCGGTGCGGGCAACGGCCCGCTCGCCGCGTTCGTCCACGCATTGGGCGATGTCGGATTCGACGTCGCCGTCCTGGACTACTCCGAACACGCGATGAGCTCCGGCGACGACGCGCAGGCCGCGGCCTACGTGGAGGCGTCGGTGGGCGGCCGCACGGTGTGGGGGGTGGGCATCGCCCCGTCGATCACCACCGCCTCGCTGCGTGCGGTGGTGTCGGCGGTCAACCGCGCATCCCGCGGCTGA
- a CDS encoding aspartate kinase: MALVVQKYGGSSVADADRIRRVAERIVETKKQGNDVVVVVSAMGDTTDDLLDLAQQVCPVPPARELDMLLTAGERISNALVAMAVESLGARARSFTGSQAGVITTGTHGNAKIIDVTPTRLQSALEQGDVVLVAGFQGVSQDSRDVTTLGRGGSDTTAVALAAALKADVCEIYTDVDGIFSADPRIVPNARKLDAVTFEEMLEMAACGAKVLMLRCVEYARRYNLPVHVRSSYSDKLGTVVVGSIKDISMESPLLTGVAHDRSEAKVTVVGIPDIPGYAARVFRAVAEADVNIDMVLQNVSKVEDGKTDITFTCSRDSGPTAVAKLDALKDEIGFTQLLYDDHIGKVSLIGAGMRSHPGVTATFCEALAEVGVNIELISTSEIRISVLCRDTELDKAVVALHEAFGLGGEEEATVYAGTGR, from the coding sequence GTGGCGCTCGTCGTACAAAAGTACGGCGGATCTTCGGTGGCCGACGCCGACCGGATCCGCCGTGTCGCGGAACGCATCGTCGAGACCAAGAAACAGGGCAACGACGTCGTCGTCGTGGTCTCGGCGATGGGCGATACCACCGATGACCTGCTGGATCTGGCGCAGCAGGTGTGCCCCGTACCGCCTGCCCGCGAACTGGACATGCTGCTGACCGCCGGGGAGCGGATCTCCAACGCGCTGGTAGCCATGGCGGTCGAATCGCTCGGGGCCCGCGCCCGCTCGTTCACCGGCTCGCAGGCCGGGGTGATCACCACCGGCACGCACGGCAACGCGAAGATCATCGACGTCACGCCGACGCGCTTGCAGTCCGCGCTCGAGCAGGGCGATGTGGTGTTGGTCGCGGGCTTCCAGGGTGTGAGCCAGGACAGCCGGGACGTCACCACACTGGGCCGTGGCGGCTCCGACACCACGGCCGTGGCGCTGGCCGCGGCGCTGAAAGCCGACGTCTGCGAGATCTACACCGACGTGGACGGCATCTTCAGCGCGGACCCGCGCATCGTGCCCAACGCCCGCAAGCTCGACGCCGTGACCTTCGAGGAAATGCTCGAGATGGCCGCGTGCGGCGCCAAGGTGCTGATGCTGCGCTGCGTGGAGTACGCCCGTCGCTACAACCTTCCGGTGCACGTCAGGTCGTCGTACTCGGACAAGCTAGGCACCGTCGTTGTCGGATCGATCAAGGACATATCCATGGAAAGCCCCCTTCTGACCGGCGTCGCCCACGACCGCAGCGAGGCCAAGGTGACGGTCGTCGGTATCCCGGACATCCCCGGGTATGCGGCCCGCGTCTTCCGGGCGGTCGCCGAGGCCGACGTGAACATCGACATGGTGTTGCAGAACGTGTCCAAGGTCGAGGACGGCAAGACCGACATCACGTTCACCTGCTCGCGCGACAGCGGGCCCACCGCGGTGGCCAAGCTGGACGCCCTCAAGGACGAGATCGGCTTCACCCAGTTGCTCTACGACGACCACATCGGCAAGGTGTCGCTGATCGGCGCGGGCATGCGCAGCCATCCCGGCGTCACGGCAACCTTCTGTGAGGCGCTGGCCGAGGTGGGCGTCAACATCGAGCTGATCTCCACCTCCGAGATCCGGATCTCGGTGCTGTGCCGAGACACCGAATTAGATAAGGCGGTCGTGGCGTTGCACGAGGCGTTCGGCCTCGGCGGCGAGGAGGAGGCCACGGTGTATGCGGGGACGGGTCGATAG
- a CDS encoding aspartate-semialdehyde dehydrogenase, with protein sequence MGANSVSIGVVGATGQVGQVMRNLLEERDFPASTVRFFASARSQGRKLPFRGQEIEVEDAATADPSGLDIALFSAGKTMSLVQAPRFAAAGVTVIDNSSAWRKDPEVPLVVSEVNFARDVATGARSLKKGIIANPNCTTMAAMPVLMPLHEEAQLRRLVVSSYQAVSGSGLAGVEELASQARAVIDDAEQLVHDGRALQFPAPKTYVAPIAFNVLPLAGSLVDDGSGETDEDQKLRHESRKILGIPDLLVSGTCVRVPVFTGHSLSINAEFARPLSPERARELLSAAPGVKLVDVPTALDAAGVDDSLVGRIRHDPGVPDGRGLALFVSGDNLRKGAALNTIQIAELLAAEL encoded by the coding sequence ATGGGCGCGAATAGCGTGTCGATAGGCGTAGTAGGCGCCACCGGCCAAGTAGGCCAGGTGATGCGCAATCTGCTCGAGGAGCGCGACTTCCCGGCGAGCACGGTGCGGTTCTTCGCGTCCGCCCGCTCGCAGGGTCGCAAACTGCCCTTCCGCGGCCAGGAGATCGAGGTCGAGGACGCCGCGACGGCGGACCCGAGCGGCCTGGACATCGCGCTGTTCTCGGCCGGCAAGACGATGTCGCTGGTGCAGGCGCCGCGGTTCGCGGCCGCCGGAGTGACGGTGATCGATAACTCGTCGGCCTGGCGCAAGGACCCCGAGGTGCCGTTGGTGGTCTCCGAGGTGAACTTCGCGAGGGATGTCGCAACCGGCGCCCGGTCCCTCAAGAAAGGCATCATCGCCAACCCGAACTGCACCACGATGGCCGCGATGCCGGTGCTGATGCCGCTGCACGAGGAAGCTCAGTTGCGGCGTCTGGTGGTGTCGAGCTACCAGGCGGTATCCGGCAGCGGATTGGCCGGTGTCGAAGAGCTGGCGTCGCAGGCACGCGCGGTGATCGACGACGCCGAGCAGCTGGTGCACGACGGTCGTGCGCTGCAGTTCCCGGCGCCGAAGACCTATGTCGCGCCGATCGCCTTCAATGTGCTGCCACTGGCCGGTTCGTTGGTGGACGACGGCTCCGGAGAGACCGACGAGGACCAGAAGCTGCGGCACGAGAGCCGCAAGATTCTCGGCATTCCCGATCTGCTGGTGAGCGGCACCTGCGTGCGGGTTCCGGTGTTCACCGGCCACTCGCTGTCCATCAACGCCGAGTTCGCCCGGCCCCTCTCGCCCGAGCGGGCCCGAGAATTGCTCAGCGCCGCCCCGGGCGTGAAACTTGTCGACGTGCCAACAGCTTTGGATGCCGCGGGCGTCGACGACTCGTTGGTGGGCCGGATTCGCCACGACCCCGGGGTGCCCGACGGGCGCGGCCTGGCGCTGTTCGTCTCGGGGGACAACCTGCGCAAGGGCGCGGCGCTCAACACCATTCAGATCGCCGAGCTGCTGGCCGCGGAACTCTGA
- a CDS encoding DUF4185 domain-containing protein: MGVSGARAPLLTALCLIAPQVVSIAHADPPAPVPQPIVQPLAPGQVLRMGPTAGTGTPTGDYGIGATDLCEFLEFPTELLQVCGDSFAGQGVGFGGWYAPIALHVDTSSVDDPAGVRYTGVTGITKPLLADPTPSGDSQLPAGVVQINRRNYLMVTTTKDLKPQNSRLVVAEAARGGWQTVAGSKRDATYQGGSQTQISGYYDPIPTADSPSGWVYVVANSFTRSQSAVLYRVAPQNFTDRSRWQGWAAGPGGGWNKPPTPLWPDQVGEMSIRQIDGKAVLSYFNASNGNMEVRVANDPTSLGEAPVTTLVQHDEWPEPAESLPPPTDNRLAQPYGGYISPGSTLDELRIFVSQWDTRARVAAPYRVIQFAVNPFKPE; encoded by the coding sequence TTGGGGGTGAGTGGCGCGCGTGCCCCGCTGCTCACTGCGCTGTGTTTGATTGCGCCGCAAGTTGTTTCGATCGCGCATGCCGATCCACCGGCGCCTGTCCCGCAGCCGATCGTGCAGCCACTGGCACCAGGCCAGGTGTTGCGAATGGGGCCGACGGCCGGAACCGGCACTCCCACAGGCGATTACGGCATCGGCGCCACCGATCTCTGCGAATTCCTCGAGTTTCCGACCGAGCTGCTGCAGGTCTGCGGAGATAGCTTCGCCGGGCAGGGCGTGGGGTTCGGCGGTTGGTACGCGCCGATCGCGCTTCATGTCGACACGTCGTCCGTCGACGACCCCGCCGGGGTGCGCTACACCGGGGTCACCGGGATCACCAAGCCGCTGCTGGCCGACCCCACGCCTTCGGGGGATTCGCAACTGCCCGCCGGGGTGGTGCAGATCAACCGGCGTAACTACCTAATGGTCACCACGACAAAGGATCTCAAGCCGCAGAACTCTCGGCTGGTGGTGGCCGAAGCGGCGCGCGGAGGATGGCAGACAGTCGCCGGGTCGAAGCGCGACGCCACGTATCAGGGGGGTTCGCAGACCCAGATCAGCGGGTATTACGACCCGATCCCGACCGCCGATTCACCGAGCGGCTGGGTGTACGTCGTGGCCAACAGCTTTACCCGCAGTCAGTCGGCGGTGCTGTATCGGGTTGCGCCGCAAAACTTTACGGACCGGTCGCGATGGCAGGGCTGGGCGGCCGGACCCGGTGGCGGCTGGAACAAGCCGCCGACGCCGCTGTGGCCCGACCAAGTGGGGGAGATGTCCATCCGGCAGATCGACGGCAAAGCGGTGCTGTCCTACTTCAACGCCAGCAACGGCAACATGGAGGTCCGGGTGGCCAACGACCCGACGTCGCTGGGCGAGGCGCCGGTGACCACGCTCGTCCAGCACGACGAGTGGCCCGAGCCGGCGGAGAGCCTGCCGCCGCCGACCGATAACCGGCTCGCCCAACCGTATGGCGGCTACATTTCGCCCGGTTCCACGCTCGACGAGCTGCGAATCTTCGTCAGCCAGTGGGACACTCGTGCGCGGGTCGCCGCGCCCTACCGGGTGATCCAATTCGCGGTGAACCCGTTCAAACCCGAGTAG
- a CDS encoding PPE family protein codes for MDFALLPPEVNSGLMYTGPGSGPMLAAAAGWDAVAVQLESAAGGYSSEISGLAGRWLGPSSMRMAAAATRQVTWLQASAAQAARTAAGAYAAAAAYEAAFGMTVPPPVVAENRMRLTVLVATNFFGQNTPAIAATEAQYTAMWIQDASAMYGYAAAAQTASTLEPFDEPAQTTNPNGQADQADAAARAAADATSGRTQSTIQLASSQATQLASANIPVGDTVTAPAGSAVTLEPGSVAYIGSGSVTAGPGAGVGSESSIILNAGSSIILNFSSGAVAADGTVYPVGATVSAGAGPVTLTPVAAGQVVEGTVVSGSVTVPGSASALSVVGAVGNSAVTVTVGAGGATITNLQGVVSITTTPIAAASSSGVGAAPAAAATPGLAGTAGIQPQLNPAGIAQWARGIVGADLAAGLAEAAG; via the coding sequence ATGGACTTTGCTTTGCTGCCGCCGGAGGTCAACTCGGGACTGATGTACACCGGGCCGGGCTCGGGGCCGATGTTGGCGGCGGCGGCCGGCTGGGACGCGGTGGCCGTCCAGCTGGAGTCGGCCGCCGGCGGCTACTCATCGGAGATCTCGGGCCTGGCCGGCCGATGGTTGGGCCCCTCCTCGATGCGGATGGCGGCAGCGGCGACCCGCCAGGTGACGTGGCTGCAAGCCAGCGCCGCGCAGGCCGCACGGACCGCCGCCGGGGCGTACGCCGCGGCAGCTGCCTACGAGGCCGCGTTCGGCATGACGGTGCCCCCGCCGGTCGTCGCGGAGAACCGGATGCGGCTGACGGTGCTGGTCGCGACGAACTTCTTCGGGCAGAACACCCCGGCGATCGCGGCGACCGAAGCGCAGTACACCGCGATGTGGATCCAAGACGCCAGCGCCATGTACGGCTACGCCGCCGCGGCCCAAACCGCCAGCACCCTAGAACCATTCGACGAACCAGCGCAGACCACCAACCCGAACGGCCAGGCAGACCAGGCCGACGCGGCCGCGCGGGCCGCCGCCGACGCGACCAGCGGCCGCACCCAGTCCACGATCCAACTCGCCTCGTCGCAGGCCACTCAGCTCGCCTCGGCCAACATCCCCGTCGGCGACACCGTGACCGCCCCGGCGGGCAGCGCCGTGACCCTGGAGCCCGGTTCTGTCGCCTACATCGGCAGCGGCAGTGTTACCGCCGGACCCGGCGCCGGGGTCGGCAGCGAATCTTCGATCATCCTCAACGCCGGCAGCAGCATCATCCTCAATTTCAGTTCCGGCGCCGTCGCGGCGGACGGCACCGTCTACCCCGTGGGTGCCACAGTGTCCGCGGGTGCCGGCCCCGTCACGCTCACCCCAGTCGCCGCCGGTCAGGTCGTCGAAGGCACGGTCGTCAGCGGCTCGGTAACCGTCCCCGGTAGTGCCTCAGCGCTCAGTGTTGTCGGGGCCGTCGGCAACTCCGCCGTTACCGTCACAGTCGGCGCCGGTGGCGCCACCATCACCAACCTGCAAGGCGTCGTTTCCATCACCACCACCCCGATCGCTGCGGCCTCGTCGAGCGGCGTCGGGGCGGCACCCGCGGCCGCGGCCACGCCGGGCCTGGCCGGGACGGCGGGGATCCAACCCCAGCTCAATCCGGCCGGAATCGCGCAATGGGCTCGGGGCATCGTCGGTGCCGACCTGGCCGCCGGTCTCGCCGAGGCGGCCGGCTGA